A region from the Arachis ipaensis cultivar K30076 chromosome B01, Araip1.1, whole genome shotgun sequence genome encodes:
- the LOC107626929 gene encoding uncharacterized protein LOC107626929 isoform X4: MQHRNIVRCPLPSWVNNYQGIKLLVRILVLRFVVGPSHSFEDGVVATSIHYMVKCKTWLLIFVFSLLLPLPPLLVCFCCSTAAVRAQI; this comes from the exons ATGCAGCACAGGAATATTGTTAG GTGTCCACTGCCATCTTGGGTCAACAATTACCAAG GTATAAAATTATTGGTTCGTATACTGGTGTTAAGATTTGTAGTTGGACCAAGTCACAGCTTCGAGGACGGTGTGGTTGCTACAAGCATTCATTATATGGTAAAATGCAAGACATG gcTTTTAATATTTGTCTTTTCGCTGCTGTTGCCGCTGCCACCTCTCTTGGTTTGCTTCTGCTGCAGTACTGCTGCTGTTAGGGCACAGATTTAG
- the LOC107626929 gene encoding uncharacterized protein LOC107626929 isoform X1, with protein sequence MQDEITRRLRRLGKEPTASFTRLVTALPMRPSLSRRFALTRRMKAFLALHFVRFLSSRKCSTGILLGIKLLVRILVLRFVVGPSHSFEDGVVATSIHYMVKCKTWLLIFVFSLLLPLPPLLVCFCCSTAAVRAQI encoded by the exons ATGCAAGATGAAAt TACGAGAAGGTTGAGAAGATTAGGGAAGGAACCTACGGCGTCGTTTACAAGGCTCGTGACCGCGTTACCAATGAGACCATCGCTCTCAAGAAGATTTGCCTTGACCAGGAGGATGAAGGCGTTCCTAGCACTGCATTTCGTGAGATTTCTCTCCTCAAGGAAATGCAGCACAGGAATATTGTTAG GTATAAAATTATTGGTTCGTATACTGGTGTTAAGATTTGTAGTTGGACCAAGTCACAGCTTCGAGGACGGTGTGGTTGCTACAAGCATTCATTATATGGTAAAATGCAAGACATG gcTTTTAATATTTGTCTTTTCGCTGCTGTTGCCGCTGCCACCTCTCTTGGTTTGCTTCTGCTGCAGTACTGCTGCTGTTAGGGCACAGATTTAG
- the LOC107626929 gene encoding uncharacterized protein LOC107626929 isoform X2: protein MQDEITRRLRRLGKEPTASFTRLVTALPMRPSLSRRFALTRRMKAFLALHFVRFLSSRKCSTGILLGIKLLVRILVLRFVVGPSHSFEDGVVATSIHYMAFNICLFAAVAAATSLGLLLLQYCCC, encoded by the exons ATGCAAGATGAAAt TACGAGAAGGTTGAGAAGATTAGGGAAGGAACCTACGGCGTCGTTTACAAGGCTCGTGACCGCGTTACCAATGAGACCATCGCTCTCAAGAAGATTTGCCTTGACCAGGAGGATGAAGGCGTTCCTAGCACTGCATTTCGTGAGATTTCTCTCCTCAAGGAAATGCAGCACAGGAATATTGTTAG GTATAAAATTATTGGTTCGTATACTGGTGTTAAGATTTGTAGTTGGACCAAGTCACAGCTTCGAGGACGGTGTGGTTGCTACAAGCATTCATTATATG gcTTTTAATATTTGTCTTTTCGCTGCTGTTGCCGCTGCCACCTCTCTTGGTTTGCTTCTGCTGCAGTACTGCTGCTGTTAG